From Microlunatus capsulatus, a single genomic window includes:
- the pdxY gene encoding pyridoxal kinase PdxY, giving the protein MTTILSIQSSVAYGHVGNSAATFPLMRMGVEVWPVLTVHFSNHTGYPGWRGPLLRAEDVADVIRGIDERGVLDRCDAVLSGYQGGADVGAVILDAVALVRSRNPSALYCCDPVLGDVGRGVYVRPGIPELMRDRVVPAAQVITPNQFELELLTGLGTTTLPEVLAAAQAARALGPEIVLVTSVVHTDAEPGTIDMVAVSGEGAWRVTTPLLPRTFTGAGDLTAATFLATYLRTRDVAASVAHTAAVVHGVLDVTVRSGQAELQLVAAQDEIAAPTRTFQAVPV; this is encoded by the coding sequence GTGACGACGATCCTGTCCATCCAGTCCTCGGTGGCCTACGGCCACGTCGGCAACAGCGCGGCGACGTTCCCGCTGATGCGGATGGGCGTCGAGGTCTGGCCCGTGCTCACCGTCCACTTCTCCAACCACACGGGCTACCCCGGCTGGCGGGGACCCCTGCTGCGCGCCGAGGACGTCGCCGACGTCATCCGGGGGATCGACGAGCGCGGCGTGCTGGACCGCTGCGACGCCGTGCTGTCCGGCTACCAGGGCGGGGCCGACGTCGGCGCCGTCATCCTCGACGCCGTCGCGCTGGTCCGCTCCCGCAACCCGTCCGCGCTGTACTGCTGCGACCCGGTGCTCGGCGACGTCGGCCGCGGGGTCTACGTCCGACCGGGCATCCCCGAGCTGATGCGCGACCGGGTCGTGCCCGCCGCGCAGGTCATCACCCCGAACCAGTTCGAGCTGGAGCTGCTGACGGGGCTGGGCACCACGACCCTGCCCGAGGTGCTCGCCGCCGCGCAGGCGGCCCGGGCGCTGGGCCCCGAGATCGTCCTGGTCACGAGCGTCGTGCACACCGACGCCGAGCCGGGCACGATCGACATGGTCGCCGTCTCGGGCGAGGGCGCCTGGCGGGTGACGACGCCCCTGCTGCCGCGCACCTTCACCGGCGCCGGCGACCTGACGGCCGCGACCTTCCTGGCCACCTACCTGCGCACCCGCGACGTCGCCGCCTCGGTGGCGCACACCGCCGCCGTCGTCCACGGGGTCCTCGACGTCACCGTCCGCTCGGGCCAGGCCGAGCTGCAGCTCGTCGCCGCCCAGGACGAGATCGCCGCCCCCACCCGGACCTTTCAGGCCGTCCCGGTCTGA
- a CDS encoding DICT sensory domain-containing protein, translating to MLDDHAAVSPDEDLRPERATAPEEPVPDDVLERLFRHGRLQVTQTPLVEIGSGRPLAVRLVAHGPADDDAAAPARLRSLVAASDQAAFLDEATRARALAEARLAPLLPDAPLVLDAHLASFSQLSPNADPTLVVLVVDSGDAVERPAEMLRLVSAARAQGWEIGLRDVGSSAASLAAVAVVEPALVVLSRRVLDEPTSQLSVETIQATTAFSHSSGAVVAAEDVSDAASEAAAVAAGATLACGPRYHGRTRRSPLRPAEEVLRLFTPPLPVPHHSPYELAARRHTPRRATKPVLVALSHRLEAIAGPAGRSSLILAAFQTAEQFTPDTRERYRDLATRSTLVMAAAHDLHATDTPGVSVTALDASDPLVHEWNVLVLAPTMSVMLAATDLRAPVRRQRDREFDYILTYDRDLVAHAARSMLSRLTHRADPPAG from the coding sequence GTGCTGGACGACCACGCCGCCGTGAGCCCGGACGAGGACCTGCGACCCGAGCGCGCCACCGCGCCCGAGGAGCCCGTCCCCGACGACGTGCTGGAGCGCCTCTTCCGGCACGGCCGGCTCCAGGTGACCCAGACCCCGCTCGTCGAGATCGGCAGCGGCCGCCCGCTCGCCGTCCGCCTGGTGGCCCACGGCCCGGCCGACGACGACGCGGCGGCCCCCGCCCGGCTGCGGTCCCTCGTCGCCGCCTCCGACCAGGCCGCCTTCCTCGACGAGGCCACCCGTGCCCGTGCGCTGGCCGAGGCCCGGCTGGCGCCGCTGCTGCCGGACGCCCCGCTGGTCCTCGACGCCCACCTGGCCTCGTTCAGCCAGCTGTCCCCGAACGCCGACCCCACGCTCGTCGTGCTCGTGGTCGACAGCGGGGACGCCGTCGAGCGGCCCGCCGAGATGCTGCGGCTGGTGTCCGCCGCGCGCGCCCAGGGCTGGGAGATCGGCCTGCGCGACGTCGGCAGCAGCGCCGCGAGCCTCGCCGCCGTCGCCGTGGTGGAGCCCGCCCTCGTCGTGCTCAGCCGCCGGGTCCTCGACGAGCCCACCAGCCAGCTGAGCGTCGAGACCATCCAGGCCACGACCGCGTTCAGCCACTCCTCCGGCGCGGTGGTGGCGGCCGAGGACGTCTCGGACGCGGCGTCGGAGGCCGCGGCCGTCGCCGCCGGGGCGACCCTGGCCTGCGGTCCGCGCTACCACGGCCGCACCCGGCGCTCGCCGCTGCGACCGGCCGAGGAGGTGCTGCGGCTGTTCACCCCGCCGCTGCCCGTCCCGCACCACAGCCCCTACGAGCTCGCGGCCCGCCGGCACACCCCGCGGCGGGCGACCAAGCCGGTGCTGGTGGCGCTGAGCCACCGGCTGGAGGCGATCGCCGGTCCTGCGGGCCGCTCGAGCCTCATCCTGGCCGCGTTCCAGACCGCGGAGCAGTTCACCCCGGACACCCGGGAGCGCTACCGCGACCTCGCCACCCGCAGCACGCTGGTGATGGCGGCCGCGCACGACCTGCACGCCACCGACACCCCCGGCGTCTCGGTCACCGCCCTGGACGCCTCGGACCCGCTGGTGCACGAGTGGAACGTGCTGGTGCTGGCCCCGACCATGTCGGTGATGCTGGCGGCCACGGACCTGCGGGCGCCGGTGCGCCGGCAGCGCGACCGCGAGTTCGACTACATCCTCACCTACGACCGCGACCTGGTCGCCCACGCCGCCCGCAGCATGCTGAGCCGGCTCACGCACCGCGCGGACCCGCCCGCGGGCTGA
- a CDS encoding PGPGW domain-containing protein, whose translation MSPDVEQPVPRDVHPVPDLDPPRSRTAPHAATLDDAAEPLPAPDDDHAGPVPHGSHHILRDSPEDRWRWRARIRQSPHQLRVYRFGVGIVGTLLVVLGFVTGPLPGPGGIPLVLLGLAVMASEFVWAERLMAVFKAQLHRFRSWSRARQTAAFLVFIAGCGLVGYAYLLTLGPPTWLPSQVDGLLARLPGL comes from the coding sequence ATGTCGCCCGACGTCGAGCAGCCTGTGCCGCGCGACGTCCACCCCGTGCCCGACCTCGACCCGCCGCGGTCGCGGACGGCCCCGCACGCCGCCACCCTGGACGACGCGGCGGAGCCCCTGCCGGCGCCCGACGACGACCACGCCGGACCGGTGCCGCACGGCAGCCACCACATCCTGCGCGACTCGCCGGAGGACCGGTGGCGCTGGCGGGCCCGCATCCGGCAGAGCCCCCACCAGCTGCGGGTCTACCGCTTCGGCGTCGGGATCGTGGGCACCCTGCTCGTCGTCCTCGGCTTCGTCACCGGGCCGCTGCCGGGTCCCGGGGGCATCCCGCTGGTCCTGCTGGGCCTGGCCGTGATGGCCAGCGAGTTCGTCTGGGCCGAGCGGCTGATGGCGGTGTTCAAGGCGCAGCTCCACCGGTTCCGCTCGTGGTCCCGCGCGCGCCAGACGGCGGCCTTCCTCGTCTTCATCGCCGGCTGCGGCCTGGTCGGCTACGCCTACCTGCTGACGCTGGGGCCGCCCACCTGGCTGCCGTCGCAGGTCGACGGGCTGCTGGCCCGCCTGCCCGGCCTCTGA
- a CDS encoding glycerophosphodiester phosphodiesterase family protein, whose translation MRADEYPFFDAPFLAFAHRGGARYAPNLHRENTRHAFEQAAALGYRYFETDVHATADGVLLAFHDDRLDRVTDRTGLVAALPWSEVAEARIHGRDPIPRLAELLTAFPDARFNVDAKSPGAVDLLADAVEEHEAWDRVCVSSFGVRRLHRLRRRLGRRVASSASAAGVAANRFLPWLTRVLNTSAPALQIPVRHLLARRDVTLLTPALVRSVHRAGKQVHVWTVDDAPLMEWLLEQGVDGIFTDRVDTLKDVLTAHGRWT comes from the coding sequence ATGAGGGCCGACGAGTACCCGTTCTTCGACGCCCCGTTCCTGGCGTTCGCCCACCGCGGCGGAGCCCGCTACGCCCCGAACCTGCACCGGGAGAACACCCGGCACGCCTTCGAGCAGGCGGCGGCGCTCGGCTACCGGTACTTCGAGACCGACGTCCACGCCACCGCCGACGGCGTCCTGCTGGCCTTCCACGACGACCGGCTCGACCGGGTGACCGACCGGACCGGCCTGGTGGCGGCGCTGCCCTGGTCCGAGGTCGCCGAGGCCCGCATCCACGGCCGCGACCCCATCCCCCGGCTGGCCGAGCTGCTGACGGCCTTCCCCGACGCCCGCTTCAACGTCGACGCCAAGTCCCCCGGCGCGGTGGACCTGCTGGCCGACGCCGTCGAGGAGCACGAGGCCTGGGACCGGGTCTGCGTCAGCTCCTTCGGCGTCCGCCGCCTGCACCGGCTGCGGCGCCGGCTGGGCCGCCGGGTCGCCTCCTCCGCGAGCGCCGCGGGCGTGGCGGCCAACCGCTTCCTGCCCTGGCTGACGCGGGTGCTCAACACCTCCGCGCCCGCCCTGCAGATCCCCGTCCGGCACCTGCTGGCCCGCCGCGACGTCACCCTGCTGACGCCGGCGCTGGTCCGCTCGGTGCACCGGGCCGGCAAGCAGGTCCACGTCTGGACCGTCGACGACGCGCCGCTGATGGAGTGGCTGCTGGAGCAGGGGGTGGACGGCATCTTCACCGACCGGGTGGACACGCTCAAGGACGTGCTGACCGCGCACGGGCGGTGGACGTGA
- a CDS encoding MFS transporter, which yields MSAATTGPAPTAPADPGRPGVRRRVVLAWGLWDWGSAAYNAVITSFVFGPYVVRGVVGDAEPGGLSANTWLGISGFVAGLLVALIAPITGQRSDAGGHRRRNLAIWTGLVVATMLGLFTVRDEPAYLYAALVLLAAGAVFQEFAGVSYNAMLPQVSTPATVGRVSGFGWSMGYFGGIFLLLICYVGFIAPDVGWFGVTSEGGLNIRVVAVFSAVWFALFALPVLFAVPELPPGPPSRRVSVPQSYRLLVGDVKRLFARDRNAVWFLLASALYRDGLAAVFTFGAILAVSVYGLDQATVLVFGVAANVVAALGALVLGVVEDRVGPKQIIMVSLVGLLVSCTVLLFASGPTMFWVFGLLLCLWVGPAQASSRSFLARVAPPGREGEMFGLYATTGRAASFLAPGLFALFSGLFSDRVGIVGIALVLLAGAVALSRVAPPPQVTRRPG from the coding sequence GTGAGCGCCGCGACGACCGGACCGGCGCCCACCGCGCCGGCCGACCCGGGCCGTCCGGGGGTGCGCCGCCGCGTCGTGCTGGCCTGGGGCCTGTGGGACTGGGGCTCGGCCGCGTACAACGCCGTCATCACCTCCTTCGTCTTCGGCCCCTACGTGGTGCGCGGCGTCGTCGGCGACGCCGAGCCGGGCGGGTTGAGCGCCAACACCTGGCTCGGCATCTCGGGGTTCGTCGCGGGCCTCCTCGTCGCCCTGATCGCCCCGATCACCGGGCAGCGCTCCGACGCCGGCGGCCACCGCCGGCGCAACCTGGCGATCTGGACCGGCCTCGTCGTCGCCACCATGCTCGGGCTCTTCACCGTCCGCGACGAGCCGGCCTACCTGTACGCCGCGCTGGTGCTGCTCGCCGCGGGCGCGGTGTTCCAGGAGTTCGCCGGCGTCTCCTACAACGCGATGCTCCCCCAGGTGTCGACGCCGGCCACGGTGGGCCGGGTGTCCGGCTTCGGCTGGTCGATGGGCTACTTCGGCGGCATCTTCCTGCTGCTCATCTGCTACGTCGGCTTCATCGCGCCCGACGTCGGCTGGTTCGGGGTGACGTCGGAGGGCGGCCTCAACATCCGCGTCGTCGCCGTCTTCTCGGCGGTCTGGTTCGCGCTCTTCGCCCTGCCCGTGCTGTTCGCCGTCCCCGAGCTGCCGCCCGGCCCGCCGAGCCGCCGGGTGTCGGTGCCGCAGTCCTACCGGCTGCTGGTGGGCGACGTGAAGAGGCTGTTCGCCCGCGACCGGAACGCCGTCTGGTTCCTGCTCGCGTCCGCGCTGTACCGCGACGGGCTGGCCGCCGTCTTCACCTTCGGCGCCATCCTGGCCGTCAGCGTCTACGGCCTCGACCAGGCCACGGTGCTCGTCTTCGGCGTGGCCGCCAACGTGGTCGCCGCCCTGGGCGCGCTGGTCCTCGGCGTCGTCGAGGACCGGGTGGGGCCGAAGCAGATCATCATGGTCTCCCTGGTGGGCCTGCTCGTCTCCTGCACGGTGCTGCTGTTCGCGTCCGGCCCGACGATGTTCTGGGTCTTCGGGCTGCTGCTGTGCCTGTGGGTCGGTCCGGCCCAGGCCAGCTCGCGCTCGTTCCTGGCCCGGGTGGCCCCGCCCGGCCGCGAGGGCGAGATGTTCGGCCTCTACGCCACCACGGGACGGGCGGCCTCGTTCCTCGCGCCCGGCCTGTTCGCCCTGTTCTCCGGGTTGTTCTCCGACCGGGTGGGTATCGTGGGGATCGCGCTGGTCCTGCTGGCCGGGGCGGTCGCCCTCTCCAGGGTCGCCCCTCCCCCGCAGGTGACGCGCCGACCCGGCTGA
- a CDS encoding RNA polymerase-binding protein RbpA, whose translation MADRSLRGTGLGAKSFEDEAGVEFAARQEVGYDCSRQHHFTLVFSAEAEIPSLWECPRCGAESLRSDGQRPEAKEEKAVRTHWDMLRERRSIAELEDLLAERLTLLRAGELGSTAWSRTAPTKKKTA comes from the coding sequence ATGGCTGATCGTTCACTGAGGGGCACCGGACTGGGAGCCAAGAGCTTCGAGGACGAGGCCGGCGTCGAGTTCGCCGCGCGCCAGGAGGTCGGTTACGACTGCTCCCGCCAGCACCACTTCACGCTGGTGTTCTCGGCCGAGGCCGAGATCCCCTCGCTGTGGGAGTGCCCGCGCTGCGGCGCCGAGTCCCTGCGGTCCGACGGGCAGCGCCCGGAGGCCAAGGAGGAGAAGGCCGTCCGCACGCACTGGGACATGCTGCGGGAGCGCCGCTCGATCGCCGAGCTCGAGGACCTGCTGGCCGAGCGGCTGACGCTGCTGCGGGCCGGCGAGCTGGGTTCCACGGCCTGGTCGCGCACCGCGCCGACGAAGAAGAAGACCGCCTGA
- a CDS encoding FxsA family protein, with protein sequence MRLRGGLPLVVFLVLLVAVPIFEVWLLLQVADRIGALLTLGILVVEAVLGGWLMRREGGRAWTALTDAFATGKVPSGELADAALVLVGGLLLMLPGFATDIVGFLFLLPMTRPAARKLVAFFIARRLNRLGVPTPAAGRGDVIEGETVPDPAPGPQGPTVIRGEVSDR encoded by the coding sequence GTGAGGCTGCGCGGCGGGCTGCCGCTCGTCGTCTTCCTCGTCCTGCTGGTGGCGGTGCCGATCTTCGAGGTCTGGCTGCTGCTGCAGGTCGCCGACCGGATCGGCGCGCTGCTGACGCTGGGCATCCTCGTCGTCGAGGCCGTGCTGGGCGGCTGGCTGATGCGCCGCGAGGGCGGCCGGGCCTGGACGGCCCTGACCGACGCCTTCGCCACCGGCAAGGTGCCCAGCGGGGAGCTGGCCGACGCGGCGCTGGTCCTGGTCGGCGGCCTGCTGCTCATGCTTCCCGGCTTCGCCACCGACATCGTCGGCTTTCTCTTCCTGCTGCCGATGACCCGGCCGGCGGCCCGGAAGCTCGTCGCCTTCTTCATCGCCCGCCGGCTCAACCGGCTGGGTGTGCCCACCCCGGCCGCCGGCCGCGGCGACGTCATCGAGGGCGAGACCGTCCCCGACCCGGCCCCCGGGCCGCAGGGCCCCACCGTCATCCGCGGCGAGGTGTCCGACCGCTGA
- a CDS encoding polyprenol monophosphomannose synthase, with the protein MSEPTPTGGAPRGDERTLVIIPTYDERENLPLIVGRVRAAVPDAHVLVADDNSPDGTGELADRLAAEDDHVHVLHRAGKEGLGAAYLAGFAWGLEAGYDVLVEMDADGSHQPEQLPRLLTALSGADLVLGSRWVAGGTVVNWPLSRKVLSRGGNLWTRLVLGIPLKDATGGYRAFRAATLRGLQLDGVVSAGYCFQVDLAWRALKAGFRVVEVPITFIEREHGVSKMSQRIVVEALLLTTLWGIRHRGQQLRSLARRAPAVSR; encoded by the coding sequence GTGAGCGAGCCGACGCCGACCGGAGGCGCCCCCCGGGGGGACGAGCGGACCCTGGTGATCATCCCCACCTACGACGAGCGCGAGAACCTGCCGCTCATCGTGGGCCGGGTCCGCGCCGCCGTCCCCGACGCCCACGTGCTGGTCGCCGACGACAACTCCCCGGACGGCACCGGCGAGCTCGCCGACCGGCTGGCGGCCGAGGACGACCACGTGCACGTGCTGCACCGGGCCGGCAAGGAGGGCCTGGGCGCCGCGTACCTGGCCGGCTTCGCCTGGGGCCTCGAGGCCGGCTACGACGTCCTCGTCGAGATGGACGCCGACGGCTCCCACCAGCCCGAGCAGCTGCCGCGGCTGCTGACGGCGCTGTCCGGCGCGGACCTCGTGCTGGGCTCGCGCTGGGTGGCCGGCGGCACGGTCGTCAACTGGCCGCTGTCGCGCAAGGTGCTCTCCCGCGGCGGCAACCTGTGGACCCGGCTCGTGCTGGGCATCCCGCTCAAGGACGCCACCGGCGGCTACCGCGCCTTCCGCGCCGCGACGCTGCGCGGGCTGCAGCTCGACGGCGTCGTCTCGGCCGGGTACTGCTTCCAGGTCGACCTGGCCTGGCGCGCGCTCAAGGCGGGCTTCCGGGTGGTCGAGGTGCCGATCACCTTCATCGAGCGGGAGCACGGCGTCAGCAAGATGAGCCAGCGGATCGTCGTCGAGGCGCTGCTGCTGACCACCCTGTGGGGGATCCGGCACCGGGGGCAGCAGCTGCGCTCGCTGGCCCGGCGGGCCCCGGCGGTGTCGCGGTGA
- the lnt gene encoding apolipoprotein N-acyltransferase: protein MSTPLTPAPAAAVDPAPDPVTGPVADTRRGPRLRALGALAAGAVLGLAWQPYGLWPLLLVGVPALTLLVRGRPPRRAFGLGYLFGLGLLAVSISWLHVLGVWVAALLIVFEALFFGVLAAALTLVLRLRAWPLAAACCWVGVEFAYSRIPFGGFGWVRLAYAAVDTPVAGFFPLVGVAGVSFVVALVGQLVAWLVLSRSGLGLRRRTPTAPPAARRGPLLVVAGALVLLVVAGTALRGFQVEPAAGRLGSVDVGIVQGNVPGRGIEAMGRARSVTNNHLAETVDLMTKARLGQVPTPDFLLWPENSTDIDPTKDGLTGLTVQSAAQIAGVPILVGAVMQGPGEDERQTTALWWDPVAGILARYDKRNLVPFGEWIPFRDELLPLVPVLAQVGAQSIPGTTPGVLDVRVGGRPVKVGDVICFELAYDATVYETLTAGAQVSVVQSNNATYGGTGQIEQQFAITRARAMESRREIAVATTNSVSGFIDRDGHVVTRTTEFTADDRVVTMPLRSTLTPAVLLAPWLDRGLTLLAALCCALALLGTRSTRPRPDPVGPVRAPTPTNGRDWT from the coding sequence GTGTCGACGCCCCTGACCCCTGCCCCCGCCGCAGCGGTCGACCCCGCCCCGGACCCGGTCACCGGGCCGGTCGCGGACACCCGACGGGGGCCTCGGCTCCGCGCGCTGGGGGCGCTCGCGGCCGGGGCGGTGCTGGGCCTGGCCTGGCAGCCCTACGGCCTGTGGCCCCTGCTGCTGGTCGGCGTGCCGGCCCTGACGCTGCTGGTCCGCGGCCGCCCGCCGCGCCGCGCGTTCGGCCTCGGCTACCTGTTCGGCCTCGGCCTGCTGGCGGTGAGCATCAGCTGGCTGCACGTGCTGGGCGTCTGGGTGGCGGCGCTGCTCATCGTCTTCGAGGCGCTGTTCTTCGGCGTCCTCGCCGCCGCCCTGACGCTGGTGCTGCGGCTGCGCGCCTGGCCGCTGGCCGCGGCGTGCTGCTGGGTGGGCGTCGAGTTCGCCTACTCCCGGATCCCCTTCGGCGGCTTCGGCTGGGTCCGGCTCGCCTACGCCGCCGTCGACACCCCGGTCGCCGGCTTCTTCCCACTGGTGGGGGTGGCGGGCGTGTCGTTCGTCGTCGCCCTCGTGGGCCAGCTGGTGGCCTGGCTGGTGCTGAGCCGGTCGGGCCTCGGGCTGCGGCGGCGCACGCCGACGGCCCCGCCCGCCGCCCGGCGCGGCCCGCTGCTGGTCGTCGCCGGCGCCCTCGTGCTGCTGGTGGTGGCCGGGACGGCGCTGCGCGGCTTCCAGGTGGAGCCCGCCGCGGGCCGGCTGGGCAGCGTCGACGTCGGGATCGTCCAGGGCAACGTGCCCGGGCGCGGCATCGAGGCGATGGGCCGGGCGCGCTCGGTCACCAACAACCACCTCGCCGAGACGGTCGACCTGATGACCAAGGCCCGGCTCGGCCAGGTGCCCACCCCGGACTTCCTGCTCTGGCCGGAGAACTCCACCGACATCGACCCGACGAAGGACGGCCTCACCGGGCTGACGGTGCAGTCGGCCGCACAGATCGCCGGCGTGCCCATCCTCGTCGGCGCGGTGATGCAGGGTCCGGGCGAGGACGAGCGGCAGACGACGGCCCTGTGGTGGGACCCCGTCGCGGGGATCCTCGCCCGCTACGACAAGCGCAACCTCGTGCCGTTCGGGGAGTGGATCCCCTTCCGCGACGAGCTGCTGCCGCTGGTGCCCGTGCTGGCCCAGGTGGGCGCCCAGTCGATCCCGGGCACCACGCCCGGCGTCCTCGACGTGCGGGTGGGCGGCCGGCCGGTCAAGGTGGGCGACGTCATCTGCTTCGAGCTGGCCTACGACGCCACCGTCTACGAGACCCTGACCGCCGGCGCCCAGGTGTCGGTGGTGCAGAGCAACAACGCGACCTACGGCGGCACCGGGCAGATCGAGCAGCAGTTCGCCATCACCCGCGCCCGCGCGATGGAGTCCCGCCGCGAGATCGCCGTCGCGACCACCAACAGCGTCTCCGGCTTCATCGACCGCGACGGCCACGTCGTCACCCGCACCACCGAGTTCACCGCCGACGACCGGGTCGTCACCATGCCGCTGCGCAGCACCCTGACGCCGGCCGTGCTGCTCGCCCCGTGGCTCGACCGCGGCCTCACCCTGCTGGCCGCGCTGTGCTGCGCGCTGGCCCTGCTGGGGACGCGCTCGACGCGACCCCGCCCCGACCCCGTCGGCCCCGTCCGGGCGCCGACGCCGACGAACGGAAGAGACTGGACGTGA
- a CDS encoding amidohydrolase, whose translation MLTGGRVVSPAAPGATALVLQGGRVAFVGADAAARAAASGAPEVDLGGRLVTPALVDAHVHCVQVGQVADGLDLHDAVSRTDVLERVAAHVAARPGTRVLVGQGWDERGWPEPVPPTRAELDRAAPGVAVYLARVDVHSALVSSALLERLPSLDGLPGATAEGWLTQDAHHACRGAMDRLFTDGERRAAVRTALTAAAAEGVATVHELGGAHLGPLADLVRVAEEAAALGLRAVTYWGELAAEESLAAARAVGAVGLAGDLCVDGAIGSHTAALRAPYADADTRGVRYLDDDQVTAHLVACTRAGVQGGFHCIGDDAVAAAVEGLRRAAAVLGPEAVRAARHRLEHVEMVAADDLAVLADLGVVASVQPAFDAAWGGPGELYEQRLGRRAATMNPFGDLHRAGVALALGTDAPVTALAGWATVRAAVQHVRPEQRLPVAVAFDAATRGAHAAARDEVRGVLAPGRPADVAVWDVDPALLEETTGLPRLDPGDPLPVCVATLGAGRVIHSDPGALGKLPPCRRP comes from the coding sequence CCGGCGCCCCCGAGGTCGACCTCGGCGGCCGGCTGGTCACCCCCGCCCTCGTCGACGCCCACGTGCACTGCGTCCAGGTCGGCCAGGTGGCCGACGGCCTCGACCTGCACGACGCCGTCAGCCGGACCGACGTGCTGGAGCGGGTGGCCGCCCACGTCGCCGCCCGGCCCGGCACCCGGGTGCTCGTCGGCCAGGGCTGGGACGAGCGGGGCTGGCCCGAGCCGGTGCCGCCGACCCGGGCCGAGCTGGACCGCGCCGCCCCCGGCGTCGCCGTCTACCTGGCCCGGGTGGACGTCCACTCCGCGCTGGTCTCCAGCGCCCTGCTGGAGCGGCTGCCGTCGCTGGACGGGCTGCCCGGGGCCACGGCGGAGGGCTGGCTGACCCAGGACGCCCACCACGCCTGCCGCGGGGCGATGGACCGGCTGTTCACCGACGGCGAGCGGCGGGCCGCCGTCCGGACGGCGCTGACGGCCGCCGCGGCGGAGGGGGTGGCGACGGTGCACGAGCTGGGCGGCGCCCACCTCGGACCGCTCGCCGACCTCGTCCGGGTGGCCGAGGAGGCCGCGGCCCTGGGCCTGCGGGCCGTCACCTACTGGGGCGAGCTGGCGGCGGAGGAGTCGCTGGCCGCCGCCCGCGCCGTCGGGGCCGTCGGGCTGGCCGGCGACCTCTGCGTCGACGGCGCCATCGGCTCCCACACCGCGGCCCTGCGCGCGCCCTACGCCGACGCGGACACCCGTGGTGTCCGCTACCTCGACGACGACCAGGTCACCGCCCACCTGGTCGCCTGCACCCGGGCCGGCGTCCAGGGCGGGTTCCACTGCATCGGCGACGACGCGGTCGCGGCCGCGGTCGAGGGGCTGCGCCGCGCCGCCGCCGTCCTCGGGCCCGAGGCGGTCCGGGCCGCCCGGCACCGGCTGGAGCACGTCGAGATGGTCGCGGCCGACGACCTGGCCGTCCTGGCCGACCTCGGCGTCGTCGCCAGCGTCCAGCCCGCGTTCGACGCCGCCTGGGGCGGGCCGGGGGAGCTGTACGAGCAGCGGCTGGGCCGGCGCGCCGCGACGATGAACCCCTTCGGCGACCTGCACCGGGCCGGCGTCGCGCTCGCCCTGGGCACCGACGCGCCCGTCACGGCGCTGGCCGGCTGGGCGACGGTGCGGGCGGCCGTGCAGCACGTCCGGCCCGAGCAGCGGCTGCCGGTCGCGGTGGCCTTCGACGCCGCCACCCGGGGCGCCCACGCCGCCGCCCGGGACGAGGTCCGCGGCGTGCTCGCGCCGGGCCGGCCGGCCGACGTCGCCGTCTGGGACGTGGACCCCGCGCTGCTCGAGGAGACGACGGGGTTGCCGCGGCTGGACCCGGGCGACCCGCTGCCGGTCTGCGTCGCGACGCTCGGGGCCGGTCGCGTGATCCACTCCGACCCGGGAGCCCTGGGTAAACTCCCTCCGTGTCGACGCCCCTGA